A window of Neorhizobium galegae bv. orientalis str. HAMBI 540 genomic DNA:
AGGTCTTCGAGGCGACGATGAACAGCGTCGTTTCCGCGTCGAGCAGCTTCAGCGTGTCGGCGATATGCGCGCCATCGACGTTGGAGACGAAATGCGCCCGTGGGCCGTCATGGAAAGGCGCCAGCGCCAGGGTGACCATGACCGGGCCGAGATCGGAGCCGCCGATGCCGATATTGACGATATCGGTGATCTTTTTGCCGGTCGCGCCCTTGAGCGCGCCCGAGCGGATGCCGTCGGCAAACTTGCCCATGGCGGCGAGCACGCCGTTGACATCCGGCATCACGTCCTTGCCGTCGACCAGAACGGGCGTATTGGAGCGGTTGCGCAGTGCCGTGTGCAGCACGGCGCGGCCTTCGGTGAAGTTGATCGCGACGCCCGAAAACATTTCTTCGCGCTTGGCGGCAACCCCGCCGGCATCTGCCAGCTTTTCGAGCAGCGCCATGATCTCGTCGTTCACGGCCGTCTTGGAATAGTCCATCAGGAGATCGTCGAAAACGGCGCTGAACTTGGCGAAACGGCCGGAATCGGCCGCGAAGGCGGCGCGGATATCCGTGGCATTGGTTTTCGCGACGGTGGACTTCAGGTCTTGGACGATGGCCTGCATGGGTGATTCCTCGGCACTCGAAATGGGATGATCGGGAACCTATTCCGTTTTGATGTCAAATCAAGCACGGCCGTGGCGGCGATGCGTTTATTGTCCAACCGCCGTCTCGACGGCGTTGCCGATCGAGTTGCCGAAGCGGTCGACCTGGTCCTTGTAGTTCCGGCGGGTGGTCGGATCGAAGATGGCGATCGGCGTGCTGACGGCTACGCTGGCGGCGCTGCCCACGGTCTGAGCCGTGCCGAGGGCCACGGCGCCGAGCGTCTCGCCGAGCCCGACGTCTGAGTCGGTCACCGTCTGCCCGGCGATCAGCCGGTTGCCGATCAGCTTCACCACCTCCGGGCTTTCGGCGAATTTTCCGTGGTTCAGCCGGTCGCCGGTCTTGAGCGCCGTGAGGTCGAGAACCACGATGCCGGCCTTCTCGAATTCGCTGCGATAGGGTTCGACAGTCGGATCCACCTGGCCGAGCCGGTCGATATTGCCGGAAATCCGTCGCGACAGGCTGAGCGCCCGATCGTCGCGGGAGACGAACAGCGTGAAATGTGGCCGCTTTTCGCCGATCTCGGCAAGCTGCTGGCCGAACACGTCGACATCGAGATCCGGGGAGGCAAGGATGACGTTCTGGATCTTCGGCGCCACCCTGCCGTCGCGGATCGCCATCTGTCGGAGCGCCTCGACGGTCAGCCATGATCCCATCGAATGGGCCATGACGGTGATCTCGCCGACGCCAGGCTCCTTCGCCAGCCGCCGCAGCATCTCCTCCAGCGCATCGCGGGAATAGTTGGTGCTTTCCTTGTCGTAGTTATAGGCAAAGATGCTGCCGCGAGACGGCCAAGTGAAAAGGACCGGAGCCACATCCGCATTGGAGTCGTGGACGATCTGGGCGAA
This region includes:
- a CDS encoding alpha/beta hydrolase; this translates as MESRAGFSFHVIAVLTVLSVLAGCAGRPEGVLIPTQTQAAGTSKVDVLVATTRRPTETPGVLFSGERGKEPVVTEIAVSIPPDKAREIGQVQWPSKLPANPAKEFATVSVTPLAAPAAQSWLKGHLGKSRRVFVFVHGFNNRYEDAVYRFAQIVHDSNADVAPVLFTWPSRGSIFAYNYDKESTNYSRDALEEMLRRLAKEPGVGEITVMAHSMGSWLTVEALRQMAIRDGRVAPKIQNVILASPDLDVDVFGQQLAEIGEKRPHFTLFVSRDDRALSLSRRISGNIDRLGQVDPTVEPYRSEFEKAGIVVLDLTALKTGDRLNHGKFAESPEVVKLIGNRLIAGQTVTDSDVGLGETLGAVALGTAQTVGSAASVAVSTPIAIFDPTTRRNYKDQVDRFGNSIGNAVETAVGQ